Genomic segment of Paenibacillus sp. FSL R5-0912:
AGAGAGCGGGAATCATGGATGAACGGGTTCTGGCGGAGATTACTGATTTTAAAACCCATGACTTTGATCAATCGACCAAAGGGCTACTGGGGCTGCCTGTAGTTACTCAGGTGTCCGGTGAGCCCATTAACTTCGGCTCCTCTTCTACAGGTGACGTACATGGACAACCGCATACCCTGCTATTAGAGCTGAATAATCTGCGGAACACTGCAGCCTTAGGAGACGAATTCAAGGTGGATATCCAGGTGCCTGTTGCTCAGATCGCAGAGCCGTTTGAGTTCCAGGTAACGGTGAAAAAAGTAACGGAGGGGGTCATTAATCTTACTCCAGGTCAGGGGGCAAGCAAAGGCTCCTTCCAGTACACAGTGAAGAGTCTGGACATTACGCCTGCTACCCTAAGATTGATCGTAACCAGTGAAGGGGAAGTGCCTGCCTCGGCGGAGCAGACAGGAGAATATGCGCCTACCGAAGTATTCTATGAGCTTGTGGATGATGTCGGCAATGTGATCAATCCCCGGCAAATGGGATATGGGATGGGTAAAGCACTTCGCCATCCTATTCTGGATAATATATACGATGTCTTCCCGCAAAAACCAAAGACGGTTACGGTTAGACCGTATACTTGTACTTTTGATAGTGAATTGAATCTCTTGCTGGATGGTAATGGTGAGAGGTTAAAAACTTATTATAAAGAACTTGAGACCACAATAGTGATTCCTTAAATCAGAGAATTAGTTATGCGTAAAATGAACTGGATTCTTGTCCGCGTCTGCTCTGCAGAGGCGGACTTGTTTGTATTCAAAGCAAAGTTAACGGAATGTAGATCTCACTTACTGAATCCGGATTATCCGGGCCAAGATAGCCTGCACCATAATATTCAAATTCATAAGTGAGGTTTAGGCGATAATCGGTTCCGGGCAGAAATACGCCATATATATATTTGTATGTAGCCGAGACTTCTGCTGAGGGACCTTTATGCAGAAACTTGAGATAACGCGCTGGTGGCAGGATGTGAACGGGAAGATCACTATCTGCTTGTCCTCTGTTTGCCCGAAGTGTAGTGCCGGATGGTAAAGGCGGTGATGCGTTCAACTCACAGCCACAGAGAAAAGAGATGCCGCTATCCTCATAATTATCCGGCCAATAGCCAAGCTGATAATACCGCTCTGGAAGCTTACGGCAGGGAATGGAAGAAATACCGCTAAATAGCTTTTCCCAAGCGGCACCTATAATAGAAGGATCGTTGTTAACTGTAATAAACGGTCCCTGAAGTCTGATTTCCCCGAGCTCAATGATTTCCGGAGATCCGGTGTTGTGGACGGTCCAGTGCGGCAGATCCATTCCCCGTATAGGATGCAGCAGCAGAGGGATATCCGGATTTGATTTTTGGCGGATACGGGTGGGGGTGGTATGGAGCAATCTTTTGAAGGCACGGGTGAAGGTCTCATAATCGTTAAAGGAATAATCCAGGGAAATATCCTGGAAGCTGCGGTCAGGCGTTCTCAGAATCTCACGGGCAGCCTCGGAAATTCGACGTCTTGCGATGTAGTCGCCGGGTGTTAGCCCGGTAACCCCCTGGAACAGCCGGATAAAATGATACAACGAATAACCGCTCACTCTGGAGAGGTTCAGGACAGACAATGGTTGCTTCAGATTGGATTCAATGTACTCAATCGCTTGCAGAATAAGCTTGCAGTTAGTCATGAGCTCTCTCCTCGTACTAGTTTTACTCTAGAGCCCACTCTCCCCAAGAGGACGCCCATTCAGGGACTCTGACATGACGGACACGGTCGGTAGCAGGAAAATAGGCTTTGATATCGAGCACAGGCGTTCCTGGATAGGCATCCAGTCCGGTAACCTCAACCATTCCCTGTCCAACATCAACGGACACAATTTCGGCCACAGAAAGGCCAATGGGATTAGGGCGTACGGGAGAACGTGTGGCAAATACACCCGTTACCGGAGCCTCATATGGAGGCTCAATCTGCGTAGTACGCCGGAAGGCATCGTCTGCAAATTCATGAATCCACCAGAGAATCTGGCAGTGGCTGAAATCAGCCAGCCCCTTCAAGGCAGGTCTGTATTGAGGTTTAATCTCGAGACGCAGGTTGTGCTGTGATCCGGATACGGATACTACACCTACTGATATAACATTATACGGTTCTGATGTGAGCATTGGCTGTGACTCCTTTCGGCTGGGGAATAATTCTAGTTTAGCTGAAATGAAATGAAATCAGCCTGATGATATTTGCGGTCTTTTATCCCGTGGTATAATAGGTTGTTGATATGGAGGGGAGAGAATTATGAAGGTACTGGTACTGGCGGAGAAGCCATCGGTTGCCCGGGAGATTGCCCGGGTGCTGGGCTGCGGAAATAAGCAAAAGAGCTATATGGAGGGGCCGAAATATGTGGTTACCTGGGCTCTGGGGCATCTGGTTGGCCTGGCTGAGCCTGAGGACTATAACAATAAATATGCTACCTGGGCATTGGAGGATTTGCCGATTCTTCCGGAGAAGGCCAAGCTGAAGGTGCTGCGGGAGACCAGCCAGCAATACAAAGCGGTACAGCAGCTGATGAAACGGCAGGATATTGAGGAGCTGATCGTTGCGACGGATGCTGCGCGTGAGGGAGAGCTGCTGGCACGCTGGATCATGAATATGGCTGGGTGGAAGAAGCCATTCAAGCGGCTATGGATTTCCTCGCAGACGGATAAGGCGATTAAGGAAGGCTTCGCCGCGCTTCGTCCAGGCAAGGACTTCGACCGGTTGTATGAGTCTGCCCGCTGCCGTGCAGAGGCGGATTGGATGATCGGGCTGAACATTACGCGCGCCTTAACCTGTAAGTTCGGTGCGCCGCTCTCGGCAGGACGTGTACAGACACCAACGCTTGGCATGATTATGGACCGGGAGAATGAAATCACGGGCTTCCGTTCCCAGGAATACGATCAGCTGACTGCCGATTTCGGCAATTTCCAGGCGGGATGGCGTGCGCAGGGCGGGGACGGCCGGATTTTTGACAGAGACAAGACGGGTATTCTGAAGGAGAAGCTGACTGGCCGCAGCGGACGGATCACTAAGGTGCACAAAAGCGAGAAAAGCGAACCCCATCCGCTGGCCTATGACCTGACGGAGCTGCAGCGGGATGCAAACCGTAAATTTGGCTTCTCGGCCAAACAAACCTCAAGCCTGCTGCAAAAGCTGTATGAACAGCATAAGCTGGTTACTTATCCGCGTACGGACAGCCGCTACCTGACTGCCGATATGACGGGTACGCTAAAGGAAAGATTGGACAGCGTAGCAGTCGGACCGTATGCGGCCCTCGCTAGACCGCTACTGCGCAAACCGCTGCCGGTTACGAAACGGATTGTTGACGACAGTAAGGTCAGTGACCATCACGCAATTATTCCAACAGAGCAGACGGTATTGCTTAATCTATTAAGTGCGGAAGAACGGAAGCTGTATGATCTGATTGTACGGCGGTTCATCAGCCTGTTCTATCCTCCGGCACGTTATGATGCAGTGGCTGTGACGGTGAGCGTGGAGGGAGAAACGTTCCAGGTTAAAGGCACTACGGTTAAGGACGCGGGCTGGCGCGAAGTCTATGGCGGGGATATGAGTTCGGATGAGGAGGATGAGAATGCGGGCGACGAGCCTGCAGCGGGCAGTGTGAAGCTGCCGGAGCTGCGGGAGGGCGACAGCGTAAAAATTGAGCGCTGCATCATCAAGCCCGGCCGGACGCAGCCGCCTAAGCGTTATAATGAAGCTTCGCTGCTGACGCAGATGGAGAAGTACGGGCTGGGAACACCGGCAACCCGTGCCGATATTATCGAGAAGCTGGTCAGCTCGGATACGATTGAGCGGCAGGGTAATCTGCTGCATCCGACGGGCAAAGGGAAACAGCTGATCGGACTGGTCTCCGGACAGCTGCGCACGCCGGAGCTGACGGCACGCTGGGAAGCGGAGCTGGAGAAAATCGCGCGCGGGCAAGGTCGTCCGGAGCCTTTTCTGCAGAGCATCCGCAGTATGGCCCAGGAGCTGGTGTCCGGGGTCAAGAATAGCGGGGCGGAATACAAGCCGCATAATGTCTCTAACAGCCATTGTCCGGAATGCGGGACAAGAATGCTGGAGAAGAAGACCAAACGCGGCAAGCTGCTGGTCTGCCCCAAAGAGGACTGCGGCTATACCCGCGCAGGGGAGAAGCAGCTGTCAAACCGCCGCTGTCCGCAGTGCCATAAGAAGATGGAGCTTAAGGAAGGCAAGGCAGGGATGTATGTGCAATGCCTCGGCTGCGGGATTACGGAGACGATGGATAAGGACCACAAGCATATTAACAAACGTGAACAGCAGAAGCTGGTCCAGCAGTACAGCAAGCCGGAAAGCGCCGGCGGCTCTAACCTTGGTGAATTGCTGAAG
This window contains:
- a CDS encoding DUF4179 domain-containing protein produces the protein MEKWQNQTEKQTVDYIRSSIGKIQLPVDTYNEQIMNRIEHMEIKRGSKLFKKTLAAACVAVMIGLGTVTAGFISPVWADTLSQFPVFSSIFKHMEDPGLKLAAEKGLTTSPNMSVTKDGVTLSVTEVFYDGARLAIGFERAGIMDERVLAEITDFKTHDFDQSTKGLLGLPVVTQVSGEPINFGSSSTGDVHGQPHTLLLELNNLRNTAALGDEFKVDIQVPVAQIAEPFEFQVTVKKVTEGVINLTPGQGASKGSFQYTVKSLDITPATLRLIVTSEGEVPASAEQTGEYAPTEVFYELVDDVGNVINPRQMGYGMGKALRHPILDNIYDVFPQKPKTVTVRPYTCTFDSELNLLLDGNGERLKTYYKELETTIVIP
- the tsaA gene encoding tRNA (N6-threonylcarbamoyladenosine(37)-N6)-methyltransferase TrmO — its product is MLTSEPYNVISVGVVSVSGSQHNLRLEIKPQYRPALKGLADFSHCQILWWIHEFADDAFRRTTQIEPPYEAPVTGVFATRSPVRPNPIGLSVAEIVSVDVGQGMVEVTGLDAYPGTPVLDIKAYFPATDRVRHVRVPEWASSWGEWALE
- a CDS encoding DNA topoisomerase III; translated protein: MKVLVLAEKPSVAREIARVLGCGNKQKSYMEGPKYVVTWALGHLVGLAEPEDYNNKYATWALEDLPILPEKAKLKVLRETSQQYKAVQQLMKRQDIEELIVATDAAREGELLARWIMNMAGWKKPFKRLWISSQTDKAIKEGFAALRPGKDFDRLYESARCRAEADWMIGLNITRALTCKFGAPLSAGRVQTPTLGMIMDRENEITGFRSQEYDQLTADFGNFQAGWRAQGGDGRIFDRDKTGILKEKLTGRSGRITKVHKSEKSEPHPLAYDLTELQRDANRKFGFSAKQTSSLLQKLYEQHKLVTYPRTDSRYLTADMTGTLKERLDSVAVGPYAALARPLLRKPLPVTKRIVDDSKVSDHHAIIPTEQTVLLNLLSAEERKLYDLIVRRFISLFYPPARYDAVAVTVSVEGETFQVKGTTVKDAGWREVYGGDMSSDEEDENAGDEPAAGSVKLPELREGDSVKIERCIIKPGRTQPPKRYNEASLLTQMEKYGLGTPATRADIIEKLVSSDTIERQGNLLHPTGKGKQLIGLVSGQLRTPELTARWEAELEKIARGQGRPEPFLQSIRSMAQELVSGVKNSGAEYKPHNVSNSHCPECGTRMLEKKTKRGKLLVCPKEDCGYTRAGEKQLSNRRCPQCHKKMELKEGKAGMYVQCLGCGITETMDKDHKHINKREQQKLVQQYSKPESAGGSNLGELLKAAMEAKQKGK
- a CDS encoding AraC family transcriptional regulator; translated protein: MTNCKLILQAIEYIESNLKQPLSVLNLSRVSGYSLYHFIRLFQGVTGLTPGDYIARRRISEAAREILRTPDRSFQDISLDYSFNDYETFTRAFKRLLHTTPTRIRQKSNPDIPLLLHPIRGMDLPHWTVHNTGSPEIIELGEIRLQGPFITVNNDPSIIGAAWEKLFSGISSIPCRKLPERYYQLGYWPDNYEDSGISFLCGCELNASPPLPSGTTLRANRGQADSDLPVHILPPARYLKFLHKGPSAEVSATYKYIYGVFLPGTDYRLNLTYEFEYYGAGYLGPDNPDSVSEIYIPLTLL